GTACCGGTTCCGGAACGCACATGATCCCGAGTTCCTGCTGATCCGGGACGCATGGGGGCGATGGACCCTCCCCAAGGGCCTCATTGAGAAGGGCGAAAAGCCGCTGCAGGCGGCCCTGCGCGAGGTCAGGGAGGAGACCGGCATCCAGGTGGCCCCGGCCGGCGACCTGGACCGCATCCACTACTTCTACCGCGATCCCGCAGGTGAGCTGGTTTACAAGACGGTGTATTACTTCCTGATGGAGGCCGCCGGTGGGGCGGTAAGCCCTCAGCTGGAGGAGATCTCCGACGCCCGCTGGGTGGCTGCCTCGCAGGCGGTGGAGAAGTGCGGATACGAAGACACGAGGCCGGTGCTGGAGAAGGCTCTCGCGCGAGTGACCCAGAGTGGTTTGCAGACATAGTGCGGACATAGCGTGAGGTACACCACGTATCGCGGAGGTGGGGGCATTGGGACTGTTCGTGGTCGTCGGGGTGGCTGCCATTGCCCTGACGGTGTACTGGGTGTTGCTGGCGGAGAGGGCGACGCGGGCTCTCGAGCGTTCTGCCGCCGCCCTGGAGCGGGCGGCTGCCGCGCTGGAGCAGGGAGGCCCGCCCCCGGGCCCTTTCCCCCATCCCTGAGGTGCGCATGACCATGGATATGGGAGGCGTTATCCTCACGGCGGCGGGGCTGAGCTTCATCGGTTTCGGCGCTCAGCCACCGACCCCCGAGTGGGGCGTGATGATCAGCGAGGGGCGGGACTACATCATGAGCCACTGGTGGATATCCACCTGGCCGGGGCTCGCCATCTTCACCGTTGTCATGGGATTCAACCTCCTGGGCGACGGGCTGCGCGACCTCCTCGACCCCCGCCTGAAGGAGTAGCACGCTCGGTGCGGGGTTGACAGATTGCGGTACTGCTGGTATAGTGTGGGAGACGTGAGGCGCCGGTAGCTCCCCCCACAGGGGGGCTTTTGACTATGCGGAGGTTTTCAGGGTGGGCGGCGACCCTGCTGGCTGTGGGGCTGGCAGGGGGCGTCCTGGTCTGGTGGTTCTGGCCCCGAGCGGAGTACGTCTTTCTGGTCGTGGACGAGGCTAACGGTTCACCCCCGGCGGACTGGTCGGGCACGGAGCTGGCTCCGGTAGCGTGGTACGACGGCGAGGGGAGCCTGCACGTCCCCCGGGGTGCCGTGCGTCCCTGGCACCGGGTGGTGTGCCTGCACGAGGTGGACGCCGCCGGAGTCAGGGTGGCCTCCCGCATCCTGACTGCAGGAAGTCTCCCTGCCCGTATCCCCCTTGGCCGCGCCGTTCCCGGGCTGGAGACGGACCGGCGCGCCCTGGCCGGTCCTCTGGAGGCGCTCCGCCCCGCAGCCGGCGGCAGCCTGCGCCTGCGCTACGGAGGCGAAGAGAAATCCCTGGCGCCCGGTGAGAGCTGGGCGCAACTGCGGATCAACGGGCCCCAGGGCCAGCAGATCATCTCTGTCGAAAACCCGGACGGGTGGAAGGAGGCCGTGGAGGAGGCGCTCGCGCGGGGATATCCCGTCACCCGCCTGGTGGTCACTTACCACGGGATGTGGCCGCGGTCCCGCATCAGGCCAATCGGGCAGGCCTCCCCTGAAAACGGCCTGCCGTGGGCGGTGATGTCGGCAACCGTGGGGAGCGACATCACCGAAATGCCACCGGGGAGGTGCGCCTGATGGCCCGGGGCGGGTTGCGCCTGCTGGCGTGCCTGCTGGCGTGCGTCCTGGCGGCGATCGTGCCGGCGGCGGCCTTCGCCGGTGCGGCCCGCGCGCTCCCGATGCCGGCCGCCGCTGCGGACGGCGTACCGGTGGCGTGGCCGCCTCCCTGGGGGTCCCCGGCCGGGCAGCCCGTGTTGCTGGTGGCGGGTCCGGGCGCAGATCCCGAGCAGGTGTGGGGAGGGAAAGCCGGGTTGCGGGCCAGGCTGGAGGCGGCGGGGTACCGGGTGTGGGTAGCTGACCTCTCGCGGGAGGAGGACCCCGACCCGGAGCGGCTGGCCCGTCTGGTGATCGGGCCGGCGGCCGGGCGGGTGCTGGCCGCGTGCGGGGCGCAACGGCTGCATGTGGTGGCCCACGGGCTGGGGGCCCTGGCGGCCCGCTACTGGGTGGAAGCGGGCGGGGGTGACCGGGTGGGCACCCTGGTCATGCTGGGCCCGCCCAACCACGGCTCCTTTGCCATGAACATGCTCCACCTCGCAGCCGCCCTCTCGGCCCGGGACGCCGGGCTGGCGGAACCTGGGGCAGCGGCATCCTCCCCGCAGGGGGCCGGTCTGACGGCCGGGTCCGCCGCGGGGGCTGGGTCGCCCCTGTGGAGTTACGTATGGGACAAGGCGGCTTCCGTATACCGGTCCCTCTACCGGCGCTACGTAACAGAATACCGGCTGGGGGTACCGCCCAGCGACGTACTGGAGGGGGCGCGGCGGCTGCTGGGGCGGTTACCCTTCGAGGGCTGGCTCGCCCACGAAGAGCCTCAGCTCTTCACGCGGGAGTTCCGCGCGGCTCAGGAGCCCCTCGAGGGTACTTCGGTTACCATGGCATACGCCCACGCTGCCGCGCTCGGCGTGGCCCGGGCGGAGGAGTTGCGGGCCCTGCTCCGCGGCCCCGGCCTCGCCCAATCCCTGCTGGAGGATCCTCTCATTACTTCGGACTGGAAGGAGATGGCGCGCCATTATGGCCTGAAGGCCGCCCGCTGGGCGGGGCGCCAGCTGGCGGACTGGCTCACGCGCCAGGGGCAAGGGCTAATGCTCCGCCAGGCCCCTGTCCTGCTGGGCGTGGATCCCTTTGCCCCGGGCATGGAGCGGGTCCTGGAGGAGTATTTCTCCCTGCCGCTGGGCCCGGAGCCGGACGGGCGGCCGCGCTACGAGCGTTTGTTGGGCAACTGGTTTCTCAAGCGGTGGAACGACGATACCGCCAGGCGGGACTTGACCCGCTACGTCGTGGTGGCCGGAAGGGTTCCCAACCTCTGGCGGCTGGGGTGGAAGCAGGTGGGCGAGAACGATTCTTGGGTGCAGGTGGATTCGTGCTTTCTGGCCCCGCGACCCGACGACCGCTTCATCCTGGTGGAGGACAGGGGCTTTTCCGCCAGCCACGGAGGTCTCCCCCGCAACCCCCGGGTGCAGCAGATCGTGCTGGACGAGTTGCGCTTTGTCGCCTCCCGTGTGCTCTATCCCCGCGCTGGCCTGCCCAGCAGGACGATATCGTGGAGCGGCGAGCGCGAGATGCCCCTCTCTCCCTGGTGCCCCGGCTACCTGAGGATCGACAGCCGTTACCTCAACCAGCGGGGAGACCTGGAGGTCGAGCTGGAGCCCCACGTATCCACACGTGCGGGCATGCCCCCCGCCTGGGCGTGGGTGGAGAGGGTGGGGGGCAGCTGGGAACGGATGAAGATCGAGTGGAGCGGAGACCGCGCCCGGCTCACTGTCTCGGGTTTCGGACAGGACGTGAATGCGGTGCTCATCGGTGCCCGTCTTCCGCTGGCTCCCGCCCGGGGATTGATTCCCT
This genomic interval from Bacillota bacterium contains the following:
- a CDS encoding NUDIX domain-containing protein yields the protein MRREFSAGGVVYRFRNAHDPEFLLIRDAWGRWTLPKGLIEKGEKPLQAALREVREETGIQVAPAGDLDRIHYFYRDPAGELVYKTVYYFLMEAAGGAVSPQLEEISDARWVAASQAVEKCGYEDTRPVLEKALARVTQSGLQT
- a CDS encoding PKD domain-containing protein, which encodes MARGGLRLLACLLACVLAAIVPAAAFAGAARALPMPAAAADGVPVAWPPPWGSPAGQPVLLVAGPGADPEQVWGGKAGLRARLEAAGYRVWVADLSREEDPDPERLARLVIGPAAGRVLAACGAQRLHVVAHGLGALAARYWVEAGGGDRVGTLVMLGPPNHGSFAMNMLHLAAALSARDAGLAEPGAAASSPQGAGLTAGSAAGAGSPLWSYVWDKAASVYRSLYRRYVTEYRLGVPPSDVLEGARRLLGRLPFEGWLAHEEPQLFTREFRAAQEPLEGTSVTMAYAHAAALGVARAEELRALLRGPGLAQSLLEDPLITSDWKEMARHYGLKAARWAGRQLADWLTRQGQGLMLRQAPVLLGVDPFAPGMERVLEEYFSLPLGPEPDGRPRYERLLGNWFLKRWNDDTARRDLTRYVVVAGRVPNLWRLGWKQVGENDSWVQVDSCFLAPRPDDRFILVEDRGFSASHGGLPRNPRVQQIVLDELRFVASRVLYPRAGLPSRTISWSGEREMPLSPWCPGYLRIDSRYLNQRGDLEVELEPHVSTRAGMPPAWAWVERVGGSWERMKIEWSGDRARLTVSGFGQDVNAVLIGARLPLAPARGLIPSYREPVRGEIACRAVLRPSSGPAAQEPDRPGPEEPDLTRDQAGTVPVIRAVLRTKLTTHRKERRTYHVRWEWDFGDGSSFVDDDPAHTSVTVSHVFAGAGDYTVRARSYANDGRILRERVWHVSVSLEDVASSPVNRPDSGGSPVGPPDSAGSPLAGPDEAGPPVAGSDGARSTVIGAEAVEGVAAAPDGAVTVVVGQPWQATVETAREPKVRAAIDSPEEWMSGRPARIGVSVQVDEVPSVVERRVEVDPGREFVMVWERAGLFPVRVAVTVTLRYRFPEAEYTVRNTYLFERWVKVLTTSGTD